The proteins below come from a single Tsuneonella deserti genomic window:
- a CDS encoding MFS transporter: MSATAAAAAPGHEPSAKEIRLVIAASSVGTVFEWYDFFIYGTLAALIGKAFFPADNETLQLLLVWAGFAVGFGFRPLGAILFGYLGDRLGRKYTFLVTVTLMGVATAGVGLVPGAVSIGLAAPAIVILLRILQGLALGGEYGGAAVYVAEHAPPEKRGFYTSFIQSSVVGGFVLSIIVVIGCRAFIPADAFEAWGWRVPFLLSLILLAVSLWMRLKLSESPVFKAMKQAGEMVKNPFVESMTYPGNPKRLFVALFGITGVLTTIWYTAFFSGMSFLRGPMRMDEATVEIVMLVSGAISMGFYLLVGKWSDRVGRKRPIIIGAIATLVLLFPIFWGMGSLANPGLAASARAAPVIVSGSGCEYDAFASKQATECGRVLADLTSLGVSYSVGDPEGAPHVSVGGEPLAIDPADDAGRKASLQSALEAKGYDFAKQKPPLASLAGIVGLLCALGLLSALTYGSVAALLAEMFPPQIRYSSMSIPYHIGAGYLGGFLPLIAGYIVATTGNPYSGLWYTWAVVAFGLLVAWWGIPPGPPRDFEASEHDLPVSPANP; this comes from the coding sequence ATGAGCGCAACCGCCGCCGCCGCAGCGCCGGGCCATGAGCCGAGCGCGAAGGAAATTCGCCTCGTCATCGCAGCTTCCTCGGTCGGCACGGTGTTCGAGTGGTATGATTTCTTCATTTACGGCACGCTCGCCGCGCTGATCGGCAAGGCGTTTTTCCCGGCCGACAACGAGACACTGCAACTCCTCCTGGTGTGGGCGGGGTTCGCGGTCGGGTTCGGGTTCCGGCCGCTGGGGGCGATCCTGTTCGGTTATCTGGGCGACAGGCTGGGGAGAAAATACACTTTCCTCGTCACCGTCACTCTCATGGGCGTGGCGACCGCCGGGGTCGGACTGGTGCCGGGCGCCGTGTCGATCGGACTTGCCGCCCCGGCGATCGTGATACTTCTCCGCATTCTCCAGGGCCTGGCGCTCGGCGGTGAGTACGGAGGCGCGGCGGTTTATGTTGCCGAGCATGCGCCGCCCGAAAAGCGCGGCTTCTATACCAGCTTCATCCAGTCCAGCGTGGTTGGCGGGTTCGTTCTCTCGATCATCGTGGTGATCGGCTGTCGTGCGTTCATACCGGCCGATGCTTTCGAGGCCTGGGGCTGGCGGGTGCCCTTCCTGCTCAGCCTGATCCTGCTGGCAGTCAGCCTGTGGATGCGCCTGAAGCTATCCGAAAGTCCGGTGTTCAAGGCGATGAAACAAGCGGGCGAGATGGTGAAGAATCCTTTCGTCGAGAGCATGACTTATCCCGGCAACCCGAAGCGCCTGTTCGTCGCGCTGTTCGGCATCACAGGCGTGTTGACGACGATCTGGTACACCGCGTTCTTTTCGGGAATGAGCTTCCTGCGGGGCCCGATGCGGATGGACGAGGCGACGGTCGAGATCGTCATGCTGGTGTCCGGCGCCATCTCGATGGGGTTCTACCTGCTCGTCGGCAAATGGTCTGACCGGGTCGGGCGCAAACGTCCGATCATCATCGGGGCGATCGCGACGCTGGTCCTGCTGTTCCCGATATTCTGGGGCATGGGCTCACTGGCCAACCCCGGCCTCGCCGCCAGCGCGCGTGCGGCGCCCGTGATCGTGAGCGGCAGCGGTTGCGAATACGATGCCTTCGCCAGCAAGCAGGCGACCGAATGCGGGCGGGTGCTGGCCGATCTCACCTCGCTCGGGGTCAGCTATTCCGTGGGCGACCCCGAGGGCGCGCCTCACGTCAGCGTCGGGGGTGAACCGCTGGCCATTGACCCGGCGGACGACGCCGGCCGCAAGGCTTCGCTGCAATCCGCGCTCGAAGCGAAAGGCTACGACTTCGCCAAGCAGAAACCGCCGCTCGCGAGCCTTGCCGGCATAGTCGGGTTGCTGTGCGCGCTCGGGCTGCTGTCCGCGCTGACCTATGGCTCGGTTGCTGCCCTGCTGGCCGAGATGTTCCCGCCGCAGATCCGCTACAGCTCGATGTCGATCCCCTACCACATCGGCGCCGGCTATCTCGGCGGGTTCCTGCCGCTCATTGCGGGCTACATCGTGGCGACGACCGGCAATCCCTATTCCGGCCTGTGGTACACGTGGGCGGTGGTGGCGTTCGGGCTGTTGGTGGCGTGGTGGGGCATCCCTCCTGGCCCGCCGCGCGATTTCGAAGCTTCGGAACATGATTTGCCGGTTTCGCCGGCCAACCCATGA